Proteins from a single region of Neodiprion virginianus isolate iyNeoVirg1 chromosome 4, iyNeoVirg1.1, whole genome shotgun sequence:
- the LOC124303465 gene encoding uncharacterized protein LOC124303465 isoform X2, translating into MSTPRSQVIADEYISSLSDLTFNSKPLINMLTMLAEDNVEHAPAIVKVVENHLQKVRSDIKLPVLYLIDSIVKNVNGDYTSLFTQNIVNLFCGVFEKVDESTRASMWKLRQTWNEVFPAKKLFSLDVRVHNIDPAWPIISSSSLSSVSSGSIYLNPRFLSLPQPPPAIEPPATPVEDNAGAPITIGEATMREQLLKKQRELLELQKQKLELEVLQATVSLEQQQRQLNRQAESIRNETAVITVPPATATDNAMPGASAPLTLPVQTTKHVTKQFPAAAASLLKNSGSNNGPRIAPASSVAVASARLASRDPRLKPLTSPYTPESVASNIDPRLRLTAGQKDSRLDNQSLAPPPLPPPPAHNVTNTVLSEQLKQQITSKQAVTSTINKPPSNVASSNTSMINANNNSSGNNTILNNNNNNKNFSGNANKDAVSHRTNQKKDPRSSSSNSSSSSNSINGNSKVVQNQSLANTSNINNNNNTNNASNASPTSSGSNRGSGGTDSKSKDKNSSGGRQLASASSSSEKTSASSKSSHRKIGNKSRSKQPQGSPNKLPKVERENSPARSKSNEKDSEDSSLSIRTSPTQSSSQNPKSRKKTSLKSRKRSSSPSYRIPRRNDTKSSSNLSSSGGLTEEEQSGSLIVSPPHPPTFKEIGLNARQRNYVRRNRDGSLSPKMDVTSATPLPVQPCLESVVNPTTKDEDLRTALPIPTPPASVGVIEKKEDLDLRVLTVGTNKRQSSEHLESSTLKKSKAEKFDALFGNEDVDLRTLTHPSAGRPPTPPPPIISGEDGKDGWAKLKAPTPKGPREKTSSLDEKRDRDRDRDRLGRPRLYSKLPDDPKERRRTLSSDETDTRSSRRNRDPEKPERSDDSNIEIIMKQAAEQLNQGLITKIQYNNLIQDILQMSEDQKLRAALRKEKEGTSIVWEKGGLDMDRTPTFSPSSDNEGGRSNKDSQMSRGQNSSARWQGQQAWQSPNSWAHSAVPFSGPPGHFNPDYRPIGPWQGPRHYGPIRPEFNQFHGGFNQNMAPSQRMLPGMMGPLGPNGPMMPNLIPNGPIGPMGIPSSQLPPGIPISNMNGPSSIMMSNGVMPPPNMLSNPNAVPGPNVSPNMPPRSLSPVSTKYDPNENDPDFGGVLLKNQGPHSRELPPPDPKILAEVAKDTMKSIKIDGVPKEIRYYGDTGVVFMNWDDPREIGFQAGVRRILIDEKDTVTCAFNEGYKEFIYEGEVHRVKLGAPTRELWFDDCWYECYFGGPPITVFLSGKKVSVKLEGPVPQVKIGYIKRTDLVIAKINLIINARNMVPVFLDAKPQIFEIEGKPNTLEFIDSLQTVLLNGRPFKVEFGGLPKPIVIRDKKHFIRFSVLPKGVRAGYVRLFGMRGESPIESPPTPPILDNKANLDSLPMHQTYPSVEHESASQDRSDHNSTPKPDLQLDILSSVLPSAMAPSSGLSYQAEQAENTSAAPPLPPTLNMDELFQRLVATGIVPNLLSEQKKPDEEEKKEPEIIPVSFDKPETLKVKQPAIAAALYSGMQCSSCGARFAPELATRYSHHLDWHFRQNRRERDSARKAHSRPWYYDVSDWIQYEEIEDLEDRAQSWFETEKQTAETEGSTTDDAPQETVQPSVPTVGNEDTQCQVCHDAFEQFYNEEKEEWHLRPAINFEGKNYHPLCLEDHKRSLEDSITPMDESVTEPEEEKKEEPENADTEMKAEVEESAEQPAAEASSENPEIEEKEEKEEKEEKEEKLNEEKPAHVPDETGSENDNLMVNKNEDKEVEELREKEIPDKIESADFADVKIKEEPIDEEEIIDDGMEEQFIFTNVEVKTEPIDPEPDVEESVVNEPAPVDTTHTAVKSSIDGNVELESAPAALPAAPSRIKINITKPLTATKETDELKDKPNNPKTPDTVAPEILRPASIKPSLQGKKLSVLPPVEKGHELSGLCSIM; encoded by the exons ATGTCGACTCCCAGGTCTCAGGTGATAGCCGACGAGTATATCTCGTCGCTATCCGACCTAACATTCAACAGTAAACCGTTGATCAACATGCTGACAATGCTGGCAGAAGATAACGTCGAACATGCACCAGCTATCGTCAAAGTCGTCGAGAACCACCTGCAAAAG GTCAGAAGCGACATCAAACTTCCCGTTCTATACCTCATCGATTCGATCGTCAAGAACGTTAACGGAGATTACACAAGCCTCTTCACCCAAAATATTGTCAACCTATTTTGTGGTGTTTTCGAGAAG GTGGACGAAAGTACACGGGCTAGTATGTGGAAGCTACGACAGACTTGGAACGAGGTTTTCCCAGCGAAGAAGCTGTTCTCCCTGGACGTCCGAGTGCACAACATCGATCCAGCATGGCCTATAATCTCATCGTCTTCCCTTTCGTCCGTATCGTCAGGATCTATATACCTAAATCCCAGATTCCTGTCACTG CCTCAACCTCCGCCGGCAATCGAGCCTCCAGCCACGCCAGTCGAAGATAATGCTGGCGCTCCGATAACGATAGGCGAGGCAACAATGCGGGAACAATTATTGAAGAAGCAAAGGGAGCTCTTGGAATTGCAGAAGCAAAAACTTGAGCTGGAAGTACTGCAGGCTACGGTTAGCCTGGAACAGCAGCAGCGACAGCTCAACAGACAAGCTGAAAGTATTCGAAACGAAACG GCTGTGATAACAGTACCGCCTGCTACAGCAACAGATAACGCGATGCCTGGCGCATCTGCGCCACTGACTTTACCTGTTCAGACGACAAAACACGTGACTAAACAG TTTCCAGCAGCGGCTGCGTCTCTTTTGAAAAACTCTGGCTCTAACAACGGACCACGAATTGCGCCGGCGAGCAGCGTGGCCGTAGCATCGGCTAGGCTAGCTTCTAGAGATCCACGACTGAAGCCGTTGACGTCTCCCTACACTCCAGAATCAGTAGCGTCAAACATTGACCCGCGTCTACGATTAACGGCTGGCCAGAAGGATTCTCGTCTAGATAATCAATCGCTagcaccaccaccactaccACCTCCTCCAGCACATAACGTCACAAACACTGTACTTTCAGAGCAATTAAAACAGCAGATAACATCTAAACAGGCTGTGACTAGCACTATAAACAAGCCTCCGTCAAATGTTGCCAGTTCCAATACCTCGATGATAAATGCTAATAATAACAGTAGTGGTAATAATACGATCCtgaataacaacaataataataaaaatttcagtggTAACGCAAACAAAGATGCTGTATCGCATCGAACAAATCAGAAAAAAGACCCCAGATCGTCGTCTAGTAATAGTAGTAGCAGCTCAAACAGCATAAATGGTAATTCCaaggtcgttcaaaatcaGTCCTTAGCAAATACCAGcaacataaataataataacaacaccAATAATGCCAGCAATGCATCGCCGACATCATCTGGAAGTAACAGAGGAAGTGGAGGTACCGATTCGAAATCAAAAGATAAAAACTCGAGTGGTGGACGTCAGTTAGCGTCTGCCTCGTCTTCAAGCGAAAAGACCTCCGCTTCCTCGAAGTCGTCGCATAGAAAGATAGGGAACAAATCGCGGTCAAAACAACCTCAGGGCTCGCCGAATAAGCTGCCTAAAGTTGAGAGGGAAAATAGTCCCGCTAGGTCTAAGTCGAACGAGAAAGACAGCGAGGATAGCTCGCTGTCAATCCGCACATCCCCTACCCAGTCCTCATCCCAAAATCCGAAGAGCAGAAAGAAGACTTCTTTGAAATCTAGGAAACGGAGTTCAAGTCCCTCTTATAGAATACCAAGACGTAACGATACAAAGTCTAGCTCCAACTTGAGTAGCTCGGGAGGTCTTACCGAGGAGGAACAGTCAGGTTCATTGATAGTGTCTCCTCCTCATCCGCCAACTTTCAAAGAAATCGGGCTTAATGCCAGACAGCGAAATTACGTCAGGCGAAACAGAGACGGCAGTTTGAGTCCGAAGATGGACGTTACATCTGCTACTCCGCTTCCCGTTCAGCCTTGCTTGGAGTCTGTTGTCAACCCCACAACCAAGGACGAGGATCTCAGAACAGCTCTACCGATTCCTACGCCTCCTGCCAGTGTTGGTGTTATCGAAAAGA aagAGGACTTGGATCTACGAGTATTGACTGTTGGCACCAACAAAAGACAAAGTTCCGAACACTTGGAATCTTCGACGCTGAAAAAGTCAAAAGCTGAGAAGTTCGACGC GTTGTTCGGAAATGAGGATGTCGATCTTCGCACACTGACTCACCCAAGTGCAGGACGTCCCCCTACACCTCCACCGCCAATAATATCTGGAGAGGATGGCAAAGACGGTTGGGCTAAGTTGAAAGCACCGACTCCCAAAGGACCCAGGGAGAAGACGAGCAGCCTGGACGAAAAGCGGGACAGAGACCGCGACAGAGACAGACTTGGAAGGCCGAGGCTGTACAGCAAGTTACCGGACGATCCCAAGGAGAGGCGCAGGACACTTTCTAGTGACGAGACTGACACGAGATCGTCAAGGCGAAACAGAGACCCAGAGAAGCCGGAGAGGTCCGATGATAGCAACATCGAAATAATCATGAAGCAAGCCGCCGAACAGCTGAACCAAGGATTAATAACGAAAATCCAGTACAACAACCTGATACAAGATATACTGCAGATGAGCGAAGATCAGAAACTTAGAGCGGCTCTTCGAAAGGAGAAAGAGGGCACTTCTATTGTCTGGGAAAAAGGAGGACTCGATATGGACAGGACACCGACGTTTAGTCCATCCAGCGACAATGAAGGCGGCAGGTCAAACAAAGACTCGCAAATGTCTCGTGGTCAGAACAGTAGCGCCAGATGGCAGGGACAGCAGGCCTGGCAATCTCCGAATTCTTGGGCCCACTCTGCGGTTCCATTTTCTGGGCCTCCAGGTCACTTCAACCCTGATTACAGGCCTATTGGTCCTTGGCAAGGCCCGAGACACTACGGACCGATCAGACCGGAGTTTAACCAGTTCCATGGTGGCTTCAATCAGAACATGGCTCCCAGCCAGCGCATGCTTCCAGGAATGATGGGACCGTTGGGCCCCAATGGTCCAATGATGCCAAACTTGATTCCCAATGGGCCGATCGGTCCGATGGGTATTCCGAGCTCGCAGCTGCCACCTGGAATACCAATCTCCAACATGAACGGGCCGAGCTCCATAATGATGAGCAACGGTGTGATGCCTCCTCCGAACATGCTTTCGAATCCCAATGCAGTCCCGGGGCCAAATGTCAGTCCCAACATGCCACCCAGGAGTTTGTCACCAGTCAGCACGAAGTACGACCCCAATGAAAATGACCCCGACTTTGGAGGTGTGCTGCTCAAGAATCAGGGACCTCACAGCAGAGAATTGCCACCTCCAGATCCCAAGATACTTGCTGAAGTAGCCAAGGATACCATGAAGTCGATAAAGATTGACGGAGTACCGAAAGAGATAAGGTACTATGGAGATACTGGCGTTGTATTCATGAACTGGGATGACCCTAGGGAGATTGGCTTCCAAGCTGGAGTTAGGAGAATTTTGATCGACGAAAAAGATACCGTTACTTGTGCTTTCAACGAAGGCTACAAAGAGTTCATATACGAAGGAGAAGTTCACAG AGTGAAATTAGGCGCTCCGACAAGGGAATTGTGGTTTGACGATTGTTGGTACGAGTGTTATTTTGGTGGACCACCTATCACCGTCTTTCTTAGCGGTAAGAAGGTCAGCGTCAAGCTGGAAGGACCTGTACCTCAGGTGAAAATTGGATACATTAAGAGGACAGATCTAGTTATTGCCAAAATCAATCTGATCATCAACGCCAGAAACATGGTGCCAGTGTTCTTGGACGCCAAGCCACAAAT ATTTGAAATCGAAGGAAAACCCAACACCCTTGAATTCATCGACTCTCTACAAACTGTTCTGCTCAATGGGCGACCATTCAAAGTTGAGTTTGGTGGACTTCCCAAACCTATTGTTATTAGGGACAAGAAACACTTCATTAGGTTCTCGGTTCTGCCAAAAGGCGTTCGAGCTGGATATGTCAGGTTATTTGGAATGCGAGGCGAGAGCCCCATCGAATCTCCACCAACGCCACCTATTTTGGACAATAAAGCGAACTTGGATTCCCTTCCGATGCATCAAACATATCCTTCGGTTGAACATGAGTCTGCTTCACAAGATAGATCAGACCATAATTCCACACCGAAGCCtg aTTTGCAACTTGACATACTCTCCTCAGTATTACCCTCTGCAATGGCTCCATCTTCTGGTTTATCATACCAAGCAGAGCAGGCTGAAAATACATCGGCAGCCCCGCCACTTCCACCTACTCTCAACATGGACGAGTTGTTCCAAAGATTAGTGGCCACTGGTATAGTTCCGAATCTTCTCTCTGAGCAAAAAAAACCAGacgaagaggagaaaaaggagCCTGAAATCATTCCTGTATCATTTGACAAACCAGAAACGCTCAAAGT CAAGCAGCCGGCCATTGCTGCAGCGCTTTACAGTGGAATGCAGTGCAGCTCATGTGGGGCGCGGTTTGCTCCTGAACTGGCGACGAGGTATAGTCATCACTTGGACTGGCATTTCCGGCAAAATCGACGTGAAAGGGACTCCGCAAGAAAAGCGCATTCCCGACCATGGTATTATGACGTCAGTGACTGGATCCAGTATGAAGAAATTGAGGATTTGGAGGACCGAG CGCAAAGCTGGTTTGAGACTGAAAAACAAACTGCAGAAACCGAAGGCAGCACCACGGACGATGCGCCTCAGGAAACTGTCCAGCCAAGTGTGCCTACAGTCGGAAATGAGGATACACAGTGTCAGGTGTGCCATGATGCTTTCGAGCAATTTTATAACGAGGAAAAGGAGGAATGGCACTTGAGGCCAGCGATTAATTTCGAAGGGAAAAATTACCATCCGCTATGCCTTGAGGATCATAAG CGATCCTTAGAAGATTCCATCACTCCGATGGACGAATCAGTTACTGAACCtgaggaagaaaagaaagaagaaccAGAGAACGCAGATACAGAGATGAAAGCAGAGGTTGAGGAATCTGCTGAGCAACCTGCTGCAGAAGCATCAAGCGAAAATCCTGAAATAGAGGAGaaagaggagaaggaggagaaggaggagaaggaggaaaagTTGAATGAGGAGAAACCTGCCCATGTCCCCGACGAAACGGGAAGTGAAAATGATAATCTGATGGTTAACAAAAATGAGGACAAAGAAGTTGAAGAACTCAGAGAGAAGGAAATACCCGACAAAATTGAATCGGCAGACTTTGCAGATGTTAAAATCAAAGAGGAACCCATTGACGAGGAAGAAATTATTGACGACGGAATGGAGGAGCAATTTATATTCACCAATGTCGAGGTGAAGACTGAACCTATTGATCCTGAGCCTG ATGTGGAGGAGTCTGTGGTAAATGAGCCAGCACCGGTCGACACAACACATACAGCGGTGAAAAGTTCGATAGATGGTAATGTTGAGCTGGAATCAGCCCCAGCAGCTCTGCCAGCAGCCCCGTcgcgtataaaaataaacataacaaAGCCGCTCACCGCCACAAAGGAAACAGACGAACTAAAAGACAAACCGAATAATCCCAAAACCCCAGACACAGTTGCACCTGAAATATTGAGGCCTGCGTCGATAAAGCCAAGTTTAcaaggtaaaaaattatctgttCTACCCCCAGTAGAAAAGGGTCATGAATTGTCTGGTCTTTGTTCTAtcatgtaa